AGCTGCGTCTTCGCTGATGGTGAGCATGAGCTCAACCCCTCTCGAAGTCTTTTCAGGTGAAGTCGCCAACGGTAGTCGACGGGGTCACCGATCGTACCGGCCGGTCACCCTTCGTACGCCGACAGCGGCGGGCAGGAGCACACCAGGTTGCGGTCCCCGCGCGCACCGTCGATCCGCCGGACCGGTGGCCACACCTTGGCCGCATCGGTGCCCATCGGGTAGACGGCCTCCTGACGACCGTAGGCGTGATCCCAGTCCCCCGCCAGCGAGGCAGCGGTATGCGGTGCGTGCACCAGCGGATTGTCGTCGACGGACCAGTGCCCGGCCGCGACCCTGTCCATCTCCGCGCGGATGGCGATCATCGCCTCGCAGAACCGGTCCAGCTCGGCGAGGTTCTCGCTCTCGGTCGGCTCCACCATCAGAGTGCCGGCCACCGGGAACGACATCGTCGGCGCGTGCAGGCCGTAGTCGCACAGCCGCTTGGCGACGTCCTCCACGCTCAGACCGCTGTCCTTGGTGACCTGACGCAGATCGAGGATGCACTCGTGAGCGACGAACCCACCCGAGCCGGTGTAGAGCACCGGGAAGTACTCGTCCAGGCGCCGGGCGACGTAGTTCGCCGAAGCCACGGCGGTCAGTGTCGCGCGACGCAGGCCGTCGGAGCCCATCATCCGGACATAGGCCCACGAGATCGGCAGGATCGACGCACTGCCCCACGGAGCGGCGCTGATCGGCCCCACACCGGTCTCCGGGCCCGCCTCCGGCTGCAGCGGGTGGTTCGGCAGGAACGGCGCCAGATGCGCACCCACGCCGATCGGGCCGACGCCGGGCCCACCGCCGCCGTGCGGAATGCAGAAGGTCTTGTGCAGGTTCAGGTGCGACACATCGGCACCGAACTTGCCCATCCGAGCCAGCCCGATCAGCGCGTTGAGGTTCGCCCCGTCGACATAGACCTGCCCGCCGGCATCGTGCACCATCCCGCAGACGTTCTGCACGGTGTTCTCGTAGACGCCGTGCGTGGACGGGTAGGTGATCATGATGGCGGCGAGGTCGTCGCGGTGTTTCTCGACGAGCTCACTCAGGTGGTCCATCTCGATGTTGCCGGAGTCGTCGCAGCGCACCACGTTCACACGCAGCCCGGCCATCACCGCGCTCGCCGCGTTGGTGCCGTGCGCACTCGCCGGGATCAGGCACACATCGCGCTGCGACTCACCACGGCTGTGGTGGTAGGCGCGGATGGCCAGCAGACCCGCGAACTCGCCCTGACTGCCCGCGTTGGGCTGCAGGCTCACCGCGTCGTAACCGGTGATCTCGGCCAGCCACGACTGCAGATCCTGCACGATCTTCAGCAGCCCCTCGGCGTCCGCTGCGGGCGCGAACGGGTGAATATTGGCGAAGGACGGCCAGGTGATCGGCTCCATCTCGGCAGCCGCGTTGAGCTTCATCGTGCACGAGCCCAGCGGGATCATGCTGCGATCCAGTGCCACATCGGAATCGGAGAGCCTGCGCAGGTAACGCAGCAGCGAGGTCTCCGAGCGGTGCTGGTGGAACACCGGGTGCGTCAGATACTCCGAGCTGCGCCGCAATGCATCGGGCAGCGCGTCCGGAATCGAGGCGTCGAGATCATCGACATCGGCCAGATCGGTACCGGTCAGACCGAAGGCCTGCCACACCTTGGCAAGATGGTCACGGTCGGTCGTCTCGTCACAACTGATGCCGACGTGGTCGGCATCCACACGGCGAAGGTTGACTCCCGAGTCCCGGGCCGCTGCCACGATCTCGTCCGCTCGGCCCGGCACCCGTGTGACAACGGTGTCGAAGAAGCTGTCCCCGAGAACCTCGATCCCGCCATGGCGGAACTGGGCAGCGAGCACGGCGGCCATCCGGTGCGTGCGCGTCGCGATCGCCCGCAGACCGGCCGGACCGTGGTAGACCGCGTACATCGAGGCCACCACGGCCAGCAATACCTGGGCGGTGCAGATGTTGCTGGTGGCTTTCTCCCGGCGAATGTGCTGTTCCCGAGTCTGCAACGCGAGCCGGTAGGCCTGATCGCCATCGGCGTCGACGCTGACCCCGACCAGCCTGCCGGGCAACTGGCGTTCCAGCCCCTTGCGCACTGCCATGTATCCGGCGTGGGGACCGCCGAAGCCCATCGGCACACCGAAGCGCTGGCTGGTGCCCACGACGACGTCCGCGCCGATCTCACCCGGCGCGCGAACCAGTGTCAGTGCGAGCAGGTCGGCCGCGACCACGGCCATCCCACCCCGCTGGTGAATCTCGGAGATGAGCGCTTCGTGATCCCGCAGCACACCCGAGGCCCCCGGGTATGCCAGCAGCGCACCGAAGAACTCACCATCGGGCAGTCCCGCGACGCCCTCGGAGAGATCGGCCACCACGATTTCGATGCCCAGGGGTTCGGCACGCGTTTCGATGACGGAGCGGGTCTGTGGCAGCGTATCGGCGTCCACGACGAAACGCGGCGACTTGGACTTGCCCGCGCGCCGCACCAGGGTCATCCCCTCGGAGGCGGCCGTGGACTCGTCGAGCATCGACGAGTTCGACACGGGCACACCGGTGAGGTCGGCGACCATCGTCTGGAAGTTCAGCAACGCCTCGAGACGTCCCTGGGAAATCTCCGGCTGGTACGGCGTGTAAGCGGTGTACCAGGCAGGGTTTTCGATCACGTTGCGGCGGATCACGGGTGGGGTGATCGTCGGGTAATAGCCCAGGCCGATCATTTCCGTGTGCGGGTGGCAGCGCTGGGCCAGCTCGCGCAGTTCGTCCAGCGACTCGGCTTCGGTGGCCGGCTCCGGCAGCGCCATCCGCAGGTCGCGCTCGCGAATGCCGGCAGGCACAGCGTGCTCACCGAGTTCTTCCAGGGAACCGACACCGATCACGTCCAGCATCCGGGCCAGCTCTGCAGGCATCGGTCCGACATGGCGATCGGCGAACGGAGTCCCGTGCTCGAGAGCGGCGAGCGGAATGCGGTCATTGGTCACGTCGGTCATCGCCCAACCTCCATCATCGCGGGCATTGCAGCCAGGGGCAGGCAGCACTCGCGGAAGTACTGCCCTCCCCCTCTGTCAATGTCCGCGAAGCGGACGCCTGAGAGCTTCACTCGGCGTGGCCGAGCTTGCACCGTCGGCGGGGCCTGTCACCCGGTGGGGACCGACCCTCTTTCCAGAGGTATCTCGCCCGTACGGTCCATAGGCCTGAGAGGTTGTCGGGGAAGGTTGCTCCTTCGGCGCCGCTCCGACTGGCAGCCGAAGCGAACTCTCCCGTACGGGGTCTGCGACTCCCCGAAGCCTACCTGATAGCTCAGCCCGTTTGGCGATCGCGACGGCGTCTGGAGAGTTCGTCCTCTGCTCCGTCGAGCTGTTCGGCGCTGTCCGCCCGCTCGGCGGGGAACTCGTGAATCGTTCCAGTGATCTCGCGCATGGCACCGCTGACCGCGATGCCGAACACGCCCTGGCCACCCTGCAGCAGGTCCACCACCTCTTCGGCGGAGGTGCACTCATAGACCGTCGTACCGTCGCTGAACAGGGTGATCCCGGCCAGGTCACGGACTCCGCGGTGCCGGAGATGGTCCACCGCAACGCGAATGTTGTGCAGCGAGACCCCGGTGTCCAGCAGTCGTTTGACGACCTTGAGCACCAGTATGTCCTTGAACGAGTACAGCCGCTGCGAGCCGGAGCCTTCCGCGAGCCTGATCGACGGACCGACCAGTTTTGTGCGCGCCCAGTAGTCGAGTTGCCGATAGGTGATGCCCGCGATCTGACAGGCGGCCGGACCGCGGTAACCGACCAGCTCATCCGGCAGCGAGGCGTCCGGAAACAGTTCTCCCTGCTCCACCGCAGCATCCCGGTCGGGTGCTTGCTCAACCACGCCTGCCTCCCCTCGACCGGCGTCCAGCCGGCGACCACCAGACCCCGGGTAGACCGCAATCCGGGGATGCCACCTGTCCGAGCATCGGATTCACCGTGCCGTATTCACTGCCTCGTCGAATTCACTGCCTCGAGCTCATCGCGTGGGTCCATACTGCCACCGACAGCACATCAGAGCACATTGCGTGACTTCGACGATAAGCTCGGGCCAGGAGGCGGTCAACGCGACGCGCGGGCGGTCGTACGGCCGCCCGCGCCCGGCAACTTCCCGTCATCGAAGGCCGCCTTCGGCTCCCGAGGTCCGAAGAGGACCCGTGGTGGTGCCGCGGCCGACCAGGTCAGGTGTCGGCCCCCCGGAAATCCTCCGGCGACACCGAGTCCAGGAATTCCTTGAACTTCTCGACCTCGTCCTCCTGCTCATCCGGAATGAGCAATCCGGCCTCGTCCAGCACGGATTCGTCAGCGTGGATCGGCACCCCGATCCGCAGCGCGAGAGCCACCGAGTCACTCGGCCGTGCCGATACCCGCACGTCCCCGTCGAAGACGAGTTCGGCGAAGAACGTGCCCTCCTGGAGATCGGTGACTCGCACCTGCTCCAGGTCACGCCCGAGCGCTCCGATCACGTCCTTGAGCAGATCATGAGTCAATGGCCGCGCAGGCCGTACACCCTGCTGTTCCAGTGCGATGGCCGTCGCCTCCACCGATCCGATCCAGATCGGCAAGTAACGCTCACCTTCGGTCTCCCGCAACAGTAGGATCGGCTGGTTGGCTGGTAGTTCCACACGCACGCCGACGACGCGCATTTCGCTGCTCATCGTCCAATCGCCTCCTCCAGCGCGTCGAAGCGTGACATCCCTGTCGAGGATCGCGCACCGACGCCTTCGACGCTACCCGCGATACGGCGGAGACACCCAACATCGGCCACCGCCAACCGCGCCATTCCCATTCTGTGGGCCACGAAACCCCTACCGAGCGCTGTCCGTCCCGGCAGGCGCAGTCCCCCGCACGATACACCGCTTCCTCCGGACAGAGCCCCAAAGGGAGACCGCCGGGACAAAGCCCGAATCGGCAATATCGGGGCAGGTCACCGCACCCGGCCCTGTTCCCCGTTCATCAACAGTCGGGGGCGGTGCCGTCCGACACCGCCCCCCGCTCGATCCCCCAACTCGTTACCGGGGGCCCGTGTCCCCGTCGACCGGTCCGGTCAGAAACACCAAGCGGAACTTGCCGATCTGTACCTCATCGCCGTTGGCCAGAACCGAGGTATCCACCGGTTCCCGGTTGACATACGTGCCGTTGAGGCTGCCGACGTCGACAACGACGTAGTCGTTGCCCTCCCGCCGGAACTCGGCATGCCTGCGGGATACCGTGACATCGTCCAGGAAGATGTCGCTGTCGGGGTGACGTCCGGAGCTGGTGGTCTCCCGGTCGAGCAGGAAGCGCGACCCCGCGTTCGGGCCACGCTTGACCACCAGCAGGGCGGACCCGGCGGGCAGCGAATCGACCCCGGACGCGGCAGGCTCCGAGGACGCGCTCTCGGTATTTTCCTGCTCCGAGAGGAAGGGCCTGAAGACCGAGGTGGTCTCCGAGGACTGCTCCGGCGGTACGTCGCCGGGCCCGTCGTTCGTGCTCACCTGAGCTCTCCTCTAAGCGGATGGGTCGTGCCAGTGTCACCCAACGTACCGTGTCGGGGACCGTGCCGGACGTGCGACTCCCAATATCGACTCCCGGATTCCCCCCGGAAGGAAGATCATCCCTGGTCGATCAATTGCCGGTAGGCTGCCTCGTCGAGCAACCGCTCCAATGCGGCGGGATCGGCCAGCCGGATATCGACCATCCACCCGTCGTCACGTGGCTGTGAGTTGACCAGCTCGGGTTGGCTGTCGAGTTGCTCGTTTCGGGCAACAACCTCACCCGCGACAGGTGCGTAGAGGTCCGAGACGCTCTTGGTCGACTCGACCTCGCCCATCGTGGCACCCTCCGCCACCTGCTCGCCCACATCGGGCAACTGCACGAACACCACGTCCCCGAGCTGCTGCTGGGCATAATCGGTAATGCCGATCCGCACGACGTCGTCGCCGGTGGGTGACACCCACTCGTGCTCCTGGGTGTACCTGGTTCCTTCCGAGGTCACCTGGGTTCCACCTTCCTCGTCTGACTCGTCGGATCCCGTCACGGCAGAGCTCATGCAACGGGATGGATCAGCCTATTGGCTGTGCTGTCCACATCGCAAGATATTCCACCCGGTCGTGCCGACGGGCTTCATCAGGCGCGGCCGAACCGGCCGGACCGGCCACGGTGGGTGTGCGCCACCCGTACCGCGGCGATCACCTGAACCAGGTACAGCACCCCTGCCCAGAGATACAGTGCCCCGCCCCAGCACGTGAAGGCGTAGGCGACCGGCCGGACAACGGCGTCGAAGGAGAAGTCACCCTGCACGAGCAGCAACAGCGGAAAGGCGTACATCAGGCAGAACGTCGCCGCCTTGCCGAGATAGTGGACATCGGGTGGTTCATAACCGTGGTAGCGCAGGACCGGCAGGCACAGGGTCAGCACCACATCCCGGGCGATGAGCGCGGTCGCGGCCCACCAGGGAACGACGCCGCGCAGGACGAAGGCGAACAGAGTCGCGATGATGTAAAGACGGTCGGCTGCCGGATCCAGCAGCTGACCGAGGCGGCTGTACTGACCGAGCCACCGTGCGAGCTTGCCGTCCAGCCAGTCGGTAATGCCGCTGGCCACCAGCACAAGCAGCGCGAGAAGGTCGGAGTGCGGCCCGAGCAGCAGCCACAGAAACAGCGGGACCCCGGCAAGCCGGAGCACGCTGAGCAGGTTCGGCAGCGTCCACCACGGGTCGTCCCAGACCCCGGCTGCGGCTTCCTTGATCCGCGCCAGCCCCGGGTCGGGTTCATGATCGAACGCCCGTTCCGCTGCGGACCGATCTGCAGGATTCCCCGTGGCAGCGGTTCGATCGGGAGTGCCGTCGGCATCCTGCACCACGAGCGCCTCCCCTGAACCATTGTGCGACCGCTCCCGCCCGGGCCGGCTCACGCCGGCGGGCACCCCTCCCCGTGTGGGACCCAACCCGGGTAGGACCACACCGTGCCCGCTTTGCGTTCAGGATCCCACATGGCAGTTCAGCACGATCGCGGCGCCCGCGTCAGTTCCGAGGATGGCTCCATCCCCTGCGTTCGAGTTCGGCATCGGTCAGAAAGAGCGGGCGACCCCGATCGTCGACGCCCGCCCAGAGCGAGCGACCGCCCACTCCTTCAAGTACGTACGAGTGACCACCGCTCCACACCACGCTGCACGGTGTGGTCGGCAGTTCCGCACCCCTTCGGCAGCTGTCCGAATGGGCCGCTGCCGAGTGCGTTTCCGTGTGCATCAGTGGTAGCACCTCCGTTCCGGCTGCCGGCCTGAGCGCCTTGCCGCTACCCGCCCCGGCGACATTCCCTGACCGAATTGTGTGTGACCGAAGCCACTGTGTCGCGCTGCGTCGCCTCCGAAGCGCTCGGCGGCTCTTACCGTGCGCCGAACCGCCCACCACCGAAAGCCGCGCGCACAGCGCAGCAGCACAACCGCCAACCACTCGTCCACAACCACTCGTCCACTCGTCGAGCCGACCCGTCACCGGACTCCGGGCCGCGCTCTCCCCTTCCGGCAACGACGGATTCGGGGTGAGGTCTTCCCGTGTCGGTTTCCGCACATCGATTTCATCGCGTCGATTTCGCCCTGCCGTTGTCGTGTCGCCGTCCTCCGCGCCCGCCGAGGTTCCCGCCGACCGCGAAGAAATCGGACTTTCCCGAAGAAGTCGAAACGGATTTTCAGGCATTCCGGAGCACCTTGTCCGAGCGCGAATATCGACTTTTCCCGACTCCCCGCAATCGGCCGGAAACCCATTGTCGACCACTCCGGAGCCATCGGTAGTTACTCAGCGCAGTAATCGCCAGCCGAGAGGTGACACCGATAACAAACGCACCGTGACCGTCCTCTCTGCGACGGAGTCGCGACCCCTTCCTCGCCTGCCGCCGCAACCACCCGCTCAACAGCGCCGTGAACTGCGGTTTTTCCTTGACTTTGGCGCACCGGCACACCACTGCCCCGCTATCCACCCGGGCAGATCGCATGGCCGCTCCGTTACCTTTACGTAACTAGTACATCTGTACATCTACGCTTTCCGTGGTTATGGTCCTCAACTGCTCTGACGATAAGACGGAAGGACGAACGTGCCTGCGGAAAGAGACACGAACACCGAACCGACAGAGCGATCATCCGGTTCCGGGCGAAACACCGGCGGCATGCTGAAGATCGGCGTCTTCGTCGTCGTACTCGGGCTCGCCCTGAGCTACGTTGCCATCGCACAACCCCAGGTGTCCTGGCCCGGGTTGATCGCGATGCTGGTGTTCTACGCCCTGTTCTACTGGCTGGGTGCCTTCGTCGCCGCCCGACGCGCCAGTGGACTGGCCGGCACCATGGTTGCCGGCCGAAACATGCCGCTGTGGATCGGCGTGTTCACCATGACGGCCACCTGGGTGGGTGGTGGCTACATCAGCGGTACGACCGAGGCCACCTTCTCCAGCGGCCTCGCCTGGGCACAGGCGCCCTGGGGTTACGCGTTGAGCCTGCTCATCGGCGGTCTGTTCTTCGCCAAGAAGATGCGGCGCGGCCGATTCACCACGATGCTGGACCCGATCGACATCCGGTTCGGCAAGCGCGCCGCGGGTCTGGGTGCAATTCCCGCCGTGCTCGGCGAGATCTTCTGGACCGGCGCGATCCTCACCGCGCTGGGCACCACGTTCGGCACGATCATCGGGCTGGACTTCAACGTCGCCATCATCCTGTCGGCTGCCATCGCCGTGGCCTACACCGTGGTCGGTGGCATGTGGTCGGTGGCCATCACCGATGTCGTGCAGATCGTGGTGATCTTCATCGGTCTCGCCGTGGCGATCCCGTTCGCCGCGGCCAGCGTCGGCGGACTGGGCGGTGCCTGGTCGAACTACACCATGGACTTCGAGTCCTACGCCGCGCTGTTCCCACCGCTGACCGGGTGGGATGACCCGGCCTGGGGCCACGCCTACTGGAACTGGTGGGACTCCGGCCTGTTGCTGGTCTTCGGGGGCATCCCGTGGCAGGTCTACTTCCAGCGTGTCCTGTCGGCGCGTACTCCGGAGGTCGCCCGGCGC
This Haloactinomyces albus DNA region includes the following protein-coding sequences:
- the gcvP gene encoding aminomethyl-transferring glycine dehydrogenase; amino-acid sequence: MTDVTNDRIPLAALEHGTPFADRHVGPMPAELARMLDVIGVGSLEELGEHAVPAGIRERDLRMALPEPATEAESLDELRELAQRCHPHTEMIGLGYYPTITPPVIRRNVIENPAWYTAYTPYQPEISQGRLEALLNFQTMVADLTGVPVSNSSMLDESTAASEGMTLVRRAGKSKSPRFVVDADTLPQTRSVIETRAEPLGIEIVVADLSEGVAGLPDGEFFGALLAYPGASGVLRDHEALISEIHQRGGMAVVAADLLALTLVRAPGEIGADVVVGTSQRFGVPMGFGGPHAGYMAVRKGLERQLPGRLVGVSVDADGDQAYRLALQTREQHIRREKATSNICTAQVLLAVVASMYAVYHGPAGLRAIATRTHRMAAVLAAQFRHGGIEVLGDSFFDTVVTRVPGRADEIVAAARDSGVNLRRVDADHVGISCDETTDRDHLAKVWQAFGLTGTDLADVDDLDASIPDALPDALRRSSEYLTHPVFHQHRSETSLLRYLRRLSDSDVALDRSMIPLGSCTMKLNAAAEMEPITWPSFANIHPFAPAADAEGLLKIVQDLQSWLAEITGYDAVSLQPNAGSQGEFAGLLAIRAYHHSRGESQRDVCLIPASAHGTNAASAVMAGLRVNVVRCDDSGNIEMDHLSELVEKHRDDLAAIMITYPSTHGVYENTVQNVCGMVHDAGGQVYVDGANLNALIGLARMGKFGADVSHLNLHKTFCIPHGGGGPGVGPIGVGAHLAPFLPNHPLQPEAGPETGVGPISAAPWGSASILPISWAYVRMMGSDGLRRATLTAVASANYVARRLDEYFPVLYTGSGGFVAHECILDLRQVTKDSGLSVEDVAKRLCDYGLHAPTMSFPVAGTLMVEPTESENLAELDRFCEAMIAIRAEMDRVAAGHWSVDDNPLVHAPHTAASLAGDWDHAYGRQEAVYPMGTDAAKVWPPVRRIDGARGDRNLVCSCPPLSAYEG
- a CDS encoding MerR family transcriptional regulator, with protein sequence MVEQAPDRDAAVEQGELFPDASLPDELVGYRGPAACQIAGITYRQLDYWARTKLVGPSIRLAEGSGSQRLYSFKDILVLKVVKRLLDTGVSLHNIRVAVDHLRHRGVRDLAGITLFSDGTTVYECTSAEEVVDLLQGGQGVFGIAVSGAMREITGTIHEFPAERADSAEQLDGAEDELSRRRRDRQTG
- a CDS encoding bifunctional nuclease family protein, with the protein product MSSEMRVVGVRVELPANQPILLLRETEGERYLPIWIGSVEATAIALEQQGVRPARPLTHDLLKDVIGALGRDLEQVRVTDLQEGTFFAELVFDGDVRVSARPSDSVALALRIGVPIHADESVLDEAGLLIPDEQEDEVEKFKEFLDSVSPEDFRGADT
- the garA gene encoding glycogen accumulation regulator GarA, coding for MSTNDGPGDVPPEQSSETTSVFRPFLSEQENTESASSEPAASGVDSLPAGSALLVVKRGPNAGSRFLLDRETTSSGRHPDSDIFLDDVTVSRRHAEFRREGNDYVVVDVGSLNGTYVNREPVDTSVLANGDEVQIGKFRLVFLTGPVDGDTGPR
- the gcvH gene encoding glycine cleavage system protein GcvH, with product MTSEGTRYTQEHEWVSPTGDDVVRIGITDYAQQQLGDVVFVQLPDVGEQVAEGATMGEVESTKSVSDLYAPVAGEVVARNEQLDSQPELVNSQPRDDGWMVDIRLADPAALERLLDEAAYRQLIDQG
- a CDS encoding CDP-alcohol phosphatidyltransferase family protein, which gives rise to MARIKEAAAGVWDDPWWTLPNLLSVLRLAGVPLFLWLLLGPHSDLLALLVLVASGITDWLDGKLARWLGQYSRLGQLLDPAADRLYIIATLFAFVLRGVVPWWAATALIARDVVLTLCLPVLRYHGYEPPDVHYLGKAATFCLMYAFPLLLLVQGDFSFDAVVRPVAYAFTCWGGALYLWAGVLYLVQVIAAVRVAHTHRGRSGRFGRA
- a CDS encoding sodium:solute symporter family protein encodes the protein MLKIGVFVVVLGLALSYVAIAQPQVSWPGLIAMLVFYALFYWLGAFVAARRASGLAGTMVAGRNMPLWIGVFTMTATWVGGGYISGTTEATFSSGLAWAQAPWGYALSLLIGGLFFAKKMRRGRFTTMLDPIDIRFGKRAAGLGAIPAVLGEIFWTGAILTALGTTFGTIIGLDFNVAIILSAAIAVAYTVVGGMWSVAITDVVQIVVIFIGLAVAIPFAAASVGGLGGAWSNYTMDFESYAALFPPLTGWDDPAWGHAYWNWWDSGLLLVFGGIPWQVYFQRVLSARTPEVARRLSIGASVVAVLAAVPPVLIGVIATAANFQAEGAPPLENPSLALPYVLRYLLPTAVSALGLGALAAAVMSSVDSSVLSASSVAGWNVYRRLLRPNAEAQQVQKTIRRLIVVIGAAATILALNVASVYQLWYLASDLIYVLLFPMLVCALFVPFANRIGAISGFLVGLFLRLSGGSPVFGLEPFLPWPWYEDGSVLFPFRTVSMVAGLLTILVVSWLTRRVNSPVSMAALEPDTAERRAWGQDLVQEEEKKERQPA